A genomic window from Lycium barbarum isolate Lr01 chromosome 4, ASM1917538v2, whole genome shotgun sequence includes:
- the LOC132635514 gene encoding LRR receptor-like serine/threonine-protein kinase FEI 2 isoform X1, with translation MGGFFLKIQELLILAVLLLCISSGVTLALSPDGQALVNFRTSIPGSDGVLEKWRPEDSDPCGWKGVQCDPKSKRVTSLSLPYHRLSGPISPDIGKLDQLQFLFLHDNNFYGTIPPTLGNCTKLKSLFLQGNYLSGPIPDELGNLPELEQLDLSSNSLSGIIPPSLGKLNNLGTFNVSTNFLVGQIPSDGHLANFGNDSFLGNRNLCGKQINQNCNNGGPSSPGSPVSAQNQSKNGRLLISASATVGALLLVALMCFWGCFLYKRLGKNDGKTLGKDICAASIVMFHGDLPYSSKDIIKKLETLDEQHIIGSGGFGTVYKLAMDDGNIFALKRIIKMNEGFDRFFERELEILGSIKHRYLVNLRGYCNSPTSKLLIYDFLSGGSLDEVLHERSEQLDWGARLTVIMGAAKGLAYLHHDCSPRVIHRDIKSSNILLDGNFEARVSDFGLAKLLGDEESHITTIVAGTFGYLAPACVFSSLFYFFFFQEYMQSGRATEKTDVYSFGVLVLEVISGKRPTDASYIEKGFNIVGWLNFLASENRRMEIVDPLCERVQTESLDSLLSVATQCVSSNPDERPTMHRVVQILESEVMTPCPSDFYDSD, from the exons ATGGGCGGCTTCTTTTTGAAAATTCAGGAGCTGTTGATTTTAGCCGTGCTGTTGCTTTGCATTTCCTCAGGAGTTACGCTAGCTCTCAGTCCTGATG GTCAAGCACTCGTCAACTTTAGGACCTCAATACCTGGTTCAGATGGTGTTCTCGAGAAGTGGAGACCAGAAGATTCTGACCCTTGTGGCTGGAAAGGAGTACAATGTGACCCAAAATCAAAGAGAGTTACATCTTT AAGCCTCCCTTATCACAGACTGAGTGGACCCATTTCGCCAGATATCGGGAAGCTAGACCAGTTGCAGTTTCT ATTTCTTCATGATAATAATTTCTATGGGACAATACCTCCTACATTGGGAAACTGTACAAAGCTGAAATCCTT GTTTCTCCAGGGTAACTATTTAAGCGGACCGATTCCTGATGAGTTGGGGAACCTTCCTGAGCTTGAGCAACT AGACCTTTCAAGCAACTCTCTCAGTGGAATCATTCCACCATCCCTTGGCAAGCTGAACAATCTTGGCACTTT CAACGTGTCGACAAATTTCTTGGTTGGGCAAATACCTTCGGATGGACACCTTGCCAACTTTGGAAATGATTC CTTTCTTGGAAATCGTAACTTGTGTGGCAAGCAAATCAATCAGAACTGTAACAATGGAGGTCCTTCATCTCCCGGGTCCCCGGTTTCAG CCCAAAACCAAAGTAAGAATGGTCGACTACTtataagtgcatctgccactgtGGGTGCGCTGCTATTGGTGGCACTCATGTGTTTCTGGGGCTGTTTCCTCTACAAGCGACTGGGAAAAAATGACGGCAAAACTCTTGGGAAGGATATTTGTGCAG CATCGATTGTGATGTTTCATGGAGATTTGCCCTACTCTTCAAAGGATATCATCAAAAAGTTGGAGACACTGGATGAACAACACATAATTGGTTCTGGGGGGTTTGGAACTGTTTACAAGCTTGCAATGGATGACGGCAATATATTTGCGTTGAAGAGAATTATCAAGATGAATGAAGGCTTCGATAGATTCTTTGAAAGGGAGCTTGAAATTCTTGGAAGCATTAAGCACCGGTATCTGGTAAATCTTCGAGGGTATTGCAATTCTCCAACATCAAAGCTGTTGATTTATGACTTCTTATCCGGAGGTAGCCTAGATGAAGTTCTGCACG AGAGATCTGAGCAACTAGACTGGGGTGCACGGCTAACTGTGATCATGGGAGCTGCGAAAGGGCTGGCTTATTTACATCACGATTGTTCCCCTCGAGTAATACACCGAGACATAAAGTCTAGCAACATTTTGCTTGATGGCAACTTTGAGGCTCGAGTATCTGATTTTGGACTGGCCAAATTACTCGGGGATGAGGAGTCTCACATCACAACAATTGTAGCCGGAACATTTGGGTATTTAGCTCCAG CTTGTGTGTTTTCTTCTCTCTTCTACTTTTTCTTCTTTCAAGAATACATGCAGAGTGGTAGGGCTACAGAAAAGACTGATGTGTATAGTTTTGGAGTCCTGGTTCTGGAAGTCATAAGTGGAAAGCGGCCCACTGATGCATCATATATTGAGAAGGGCTTCAATATCGTTGGCTGG CTGAATTTTTTAGCGTCTGAGAATCGACGAATGGAGATAGTTGATCCGCTTTGTGAACGAGTACAGACTGAAAGCCTCGATTCCCTACTTTCAGTTGCCACACAGTGTGTATCTTCAAACCCCGACGAGAGGCCCACCATGCACAGGGTTGTTCAGATTCTTGAATCTGAAGTCATGACACCATGTCCCAGTGACTTCTATGATTCGGATTGA
- the LOC132635514 gene encoding LRR receptor-like serine/threonine-protein kinase FEI 1 isoform X2 codes for MGGFFLKIQELLILAVLLLCISSGVTLALSPDGQALVNFRTSIPGSDGVLEKWRPEDSDPCGWKGVQCDPKSKRVTSLSLPYHRLSGPISPDIGKLDQLQFLFLHDNNFYGTIPPTLGNCTKLKSLFLQGNYLSGPIPDELGNLPELEQLDLSSNSLSGIIPPSLGKLNNLGTFNVSTNFLVGQIPSDGHLANFGNDSFLGNRNLCGKQINQNCNNGGPSSPGSPVSAQNQSKNGRLLISASATVGALLLVALMCFWGCFLYKRLGKNDGKTLGKDICAASIVMFHGDLPYSSKDIIKKLETLDEQHIIGSGGFGTVYKLAMDDGNIFALKRIIKMNEGFDRFFERELEILGSIKHRYLVNLRGYCNSPTSKLLIYDFLSGGSLDEVLHERSEQLDWGARLTVIMGAAKGLAYLHHDCSPRVIHRDIKSSNILLDGNFEARVSDFGLAKLLGDEESHITTIVAGTFGYLAPEYMQSGRATEKTDVYSFGVLVLEVISGKRPTDASYIEKGFNIVGWLNFLASENRRMEIVDPLCERVQTESLDSLLSVATQCVSSNPDERPTMHRVVQILESEVMTPCPSDFYDSD; via the exons ATGGGCGGCTTCTTTTTGAAAATTCAGGAGCTGTTGATTTTAGCCGTGCTGTTGCTTTGCATTTCCTCAGGAGTTACGCTAGCTCTCAGTCCTGATG GTCAAGCACTCGTCAACTTTAGGACCTCAATACCTGGTTCAGATGGTGTTCTCGAGAAGTGGAGACCAGAAGATTCTGACCCTTGTGGCTGGAAAGGAGTACAATGTGACCCAAAATCAAAGAGAGTTACATCTTT AAGCCTCCCTTATCACAGACTGAGTGGACCCATTTCGCCAGATATCGGGAAGCTAGACCAGTTGCAGTTTCT ATTTCTTCATGATAATAATTTCTATGGGACAATACCTCCTACATTGGGAAACTGTACAAAGCTGAAATCCTT GTTTCTCCAGGGTAACTATTTAAGCGGACCGATTCCTGATGAGTTGGGGAACCTTCCTGAGCTTGAGCAACT AGACCTTTCAAGCAACTCTCTCAGTGGAATCATTCCACCATCCCTTGGCAAGCTGAACAATCTTGGCACTTT CAACGTGTCGACAAATTTCTTGGTTGGGCAAATACCTTCGGATGGACACCTTGCCAACTTTGGAAATGATTC CTTTCTTGGAAATCGTAACTTGTGTGGCAAGCAAATCAATCAGAACTGTAACAATGGAGGTCCTTCATCTCCCGGGTCCCCGGTTTCAG CCCAAAACCAAAGTAAGAATGGTCGACTACTtataagtgcatctgccactgtGGGTGCGCTGCTATTGGTGGCACTCATGTGTTTCTGGGGCTGTTTCCTCTACAAGCGACTGGGAAAAAATGACGGCAAAACTCTTGGGAAGGATATTTGTGCAG CATCGATTGTGATGTTTCATGGAGATTTGCCCTACTCTTCAAAGGATATCATCAAAAAGTTGGAGACACTGGATGAACAACACATAATTGGTTCTGGGGGGTTTGGAACTGTTTACAAGCTTGCAATGGATGACGGCAATATATTTGCGTTGAAGAGAATTATCAAGATGAATGAAGGCTTCGATAGATTCTTTGAAAGGGAGCTTGAAATTCTTGGAAGCATTAAGCACCGGTATCTGGTAAATCTTCGAGGGTATTGCAATTCTCCAACATCAAAGCTGTTGATTTATGACTTCTTATCCGGAGGTAGCCTAGATGAAGTTCTGCACG AGAGATCTGAGCAACTAGACTGGGGTGCACGGCTAACTGTGATCATGGGAGCTGCGAAAGGGCTGGCTTATTTACATCACGATTGTTCCCCTCGAGTAATACACCGAGACATAAAGTCTAGCAACATTTTGCTTGATGGCAACTTTGAGGCTCGAGTATCTGATTTTGGACTGGCCAAATTACTCGGGGATGAGGAGTCTCACATCACAACAATTGTAGCCGGAACATTTGGGTATTTAGCTCCAG AATACATGCAGAGTGGTAGGGCTACAGAAAAGACTGATGTGTATAGTTTTGGAGTCCTGGTTCTGGAAGTCATAAGTGGAAAGCGGCCCACTGATGCATCATATATTGAGAAGGGCTTCAATATCGTTGGCTGG CTGAATTTTTTAGCGTCTGAGAATCGACGAATGGAGATAGTTGATCCGCTTTGTGAACGAGTACAGACTGAAAGCCTCGATTCCCTACTTTCAGTTGCCACACAGTGTGTATCTTCAAACCCCGACGAGAGGCCCACCATGCACAGGGTTGTTCAGATTCTTGAATCTGAAGTCATGACACCATGTCCCAGTGACTTCTATGATTCGGATTGA